The proteins below come from a single Treponema phagedenis genomic window:
- a CDS encoding LD-carboxypeptidase: MFAAIGGDDSFRLIPYLMEDGEFVSAVKKFPKVFSGFSDTTVIHLMLYILGLATYYGLACLTDMGELDKDMLPYTKAAFDHYMGKEFETIESSPYWYEERKDFGSSQYGVPRVRHKEGYGHRFIIEKDGKFTGELLGGCLETLYDMCVGERHPEEQKIIQQHGIFPAAREWEGKVLFLETSESKSAPKKLEHMLTILEKNGVFKNLQGVILGKPQDEAYFFEYEEIYTRTFCGYKYPVVYNVNFGHALPRTVLPYGRKLSIDCKRKELRFV, encoded by the coding sequence ATATTTGCCGCCATCGGCGGGGATGACAGCTTTAGGCTCATTCCGTATCTGATGGAGGATGGCGAATTTGTTTCGGCTGTAAAAAAATTTCCTAAAGTGTTCAGCGGTTTTTCAGATACCACTGTGATACATCTTATGCTGTACATACTCGGGCTTGCGACTTACTACGGTCTGGCATGTTTGACGGATATGGGCGAGCTGGATAAAGATATGCTTCCCTATACCAAAGCCGCCTTTGATCACTATATGGGTAAAGAATTTGAAACAATTGAGAGCAGTCCATATTGGTATGAAGAGAGAAAAGACTTCGGCTCCTCTCAATATGGCGTGCCCAGAGTAAGGCACAAAGAAGGTTACGGGCACCGCTTTATAATAGAGAAAGATGGAAAGTTTACGGGCGAGCTCTTGGGAGGCTGCTTGGAGACATTGTACGATATGTGCGTTGGTGAGCGGCACCCGGAAGAACAGAAAATTATTCAACAGCACGGCATCTTCCCTGCTGCTCGAGAGTGGGAAGGTAAAGTGCTTTTTTTAGAAACCAGCGAATCAAAGTCAGCTCCAAAAAAACTAGAACACATGCTTACGATTTTAGAAAAGAATGGCGTATTTAAAAATTTACAAGGCGTCATTCTCGGAAAGCCTCAAGACGAAGCGTATTTTTTTGAATACGAAGAAATCTATACCCGAACCTTCTGTGGCTACAAATACCCAGTAGTATACAATGTGAATTTCGGTCACGCCCTGCCGAGAACTGTGCTGCCTTATGGCAGAAAACTCAGCATCGACTGCAAAAGAAAAGAGCTTCGGTTTGTGTAG